Proteins encoded within one genomic window of Humulus lupulus chromosome 1, drHumLupu1.1, whole genome shotgun sequence:
- the LOC133783193 gene encoding thiamine-repressible mitochondrial transport protein THI74, translated as MNSKVWRWVLGLIYIVTVAAIWIAASFVVQSVVDAGVSPFLITYICNSLFVIYIPLVEIGRYLEDNYGGLWFWIRNKSTTFKDMGGSEKTILLGESDEGPKTEASLLLEVGETSQHVEDIGFVRRQVLEELDGPPHNEDNINEVSAKQVDAKGRWTRTRMARVSLLICPFWFLAQLTFNFSLKYTTVTSNTILSSASSLFTFLVSLAFLGETFTWVKLISVLLCMGGTIIVSLGDSQTGSSDIASNPLLGDIFALASAGLYAVYITLIRKKLPDDENDEKSGHPSMAQFLGFLGLFNLIIFFPVALILNFTKLEPFSMLTRKQFGLIIGKGLLDNVLSDYLWAKAVILTTTTVATAGLTIQVPMAAIVDSLTGNAPHLMDYLGALAVTVGFAGINIPSEVFCRSNETNVEELECKRSTLTEHDVNPDQVVVS; from the exons ATGAACAGTAAAGTGTGGAGATGGGTTTTGGGTTTGATATACATAGTAACTGTTGCAGCTATATGGATTGCTGCTAGTTTTGTGGTACAGTCTGTTGTAGATGCGGGTGTATCTCCTTTTCTCATTACGTATATATGCAATTCATTGTTTGTGATTTACATTCCCTTAGTTGAAATAGGACGGTATTTGGAGGATAATTATGGAGGTCTATGGTTTTGGATAAGAAATAAAAGTACAACTTTCAAAGATATGGGAGGGTCAGAGAAAACCATTCTTCTCGGTGAGAGTGATGAAGGTCCAAAGACTGAAGCGTCTTTGCTTTTAGAAGTGGGAGAAACAAGTCAGCATGTAGAAGATATTGGCTTTGTAAGAAGACAAGTATTGGAAGAGCTTGATGGTCCTCCGCATAATGAAGATAATATCAACGAAGTTTCTGCTAAGCAAGTGGATGCAAAAGGGCGGTGGACACGCACTAGAATGGCCAGAGTTAGTCTTTTGATATGCCCCTTTTGGTTTCTTGCCCAACTCACCTTTAATTTTTCATTGAAGTATACCACGGTTACT TCTAACACCATTTTAAGCAGTGCATCAAGCCTTTTTACATTTTTAGTCTCGCTTGCATTTTTGGGTGAAACGTTTACATGGGTGAAGCTTATTAGCGTTCTTCTTTGCATGGGAGGAACGATAATTGTTAGTCTTGGTGACTCACAAACTGGTTCAAGTGATATTGCTTCAAACCCTCTCCTTGGGGACATATTTGCTCTTGCCTCCGCTGGGTTGTATGCTGTGTATATCACCCTCATCCGTAAGAAGTTACCTGAtgatgaaaatgatgaaaaaagtgGTCATCCAAGTATGGCACAGTTCCTGGGATTTTTAGGACTATTCAACCTCATTATCTTCTTTCCAGTCGCACTTATACTTAACTTCACCAAGCTTGAGCCCTTTAGTATGCTAACTCGGAAGCAGTTTGGTTTAATCATTGGTAAAG GTCTGTTGGATAATGTGCTGAGCGATTATTTATGGGCGAAGGCAGTTATTCTGACTACCACCACAGTGGCAACAGCAGGTCTCACAATTCAGGTGCCAATGGCTGCAATTGTTGATTCACTGACGGGCAATGCCCCTCATCTTATGGATTATCTTGGTGCTCTGGCTGTCACAGTTGGCTTTGCCGGCATAAATATTCCATCTGAAGTCTTTTGCAGATCAAATGAAACCAATGTAGAAGAACTAGAATGTAAAAGATCTACTTTAACTGAGCATGATGTCAACCCAGACCAAGTGGTTGTTTCTTGA
- the LOC133783207 gene encoding uncharacterized protein LOC133783207, protein MAEDGYKVTLNVYDLSQGLARQLSTSFLGKAIEGIWHTGVVVYGNEYYFGGGIQHSPAGSTPYGTPLRRVDLGVTHVPKDVFETYLQEISPRYTAETYSLLTHNCNNFSNEVAQFLVGNTIPEYILQLPNEVMSSPMGALILPMIQNLETTMRAGAVPQVPQFRPATQPAVSTARSSSDKPKPSTGGKKSEGSKEKLNSEGKSKTSEKVEVKSGSQQGPASNGVVDVLGDARSKVQEEITAEFAAIMATGTLRASEAAALATKRVMQKHGHLNSAISQN, encoded by the exons ATGGCTGAG GACGGATACAAAGTTACTCTTAACGTGTATGACCTTAGCCAAGGATTAGCTCGGCAACTTTCCACCTCATTCTTGGGGAAAGCCATCGAGGGCATTTG GCACACTGGAGTTGTGGTTTATGGCAATGAGTATTACTTTGGTGGAGGTATTCAACATTCTCCTGCTGGATCGACCCCATATGGAACACCCTTACGAAGGGTAGATTTGGGTGTCACACATGTGCCCAAAGATGTATTCGAAACTTATTTGCAAGAGATTAGTCCCCGTTACACGGCCGAAACCTACAGTTTACTAACTCACAATTGCAACAACTTTAGCAATGAGGTTGCTCAATTTTTGGTAGGTAATACTATTCCAGAGTATATTCTGCAGCTTCCAAACGAAGTCATGAGCAGCCCAATGGGTGCACTAATAT TGCCCATGATACAGAATCTGGAAACGACAATGAGAGCTGGTGCCGTCCCTCAAGTTCCACAATTTAGGCCTGCTACCCAACCAGCTGTTAGCACAGCAAGATCATCAAGTGATAAACCTAAACCATCGACAGGAGGAAAAAAGTCGGAAGGGAGTAAAGAGAAGTTAAACTCTGAAGGTAAGTCGAAAACCTCGGAGAAAGTTGAGGTGAAATCAGGATCGCAGCAGGGTCCTGCAAGCAATGGGGTGGTGGACGTTCTTGGAGATGCACGAAGCAAGGTGCAAGAGGAGATCACCGCCGAGTTTGCTGCAATTATGGCAACCGGTACCTTGCGTGCGAGTGAAGCTGCAGCTCTCGCAACCAAAAGAGTGATGCAGAAACATGGCCATTTGAATTCGGCGATATCACAAAACTAA
- the LOC133783217 gene encoding probable serine/threonine-protein kinase PBL25: protein MSCFSCFQPSKNKTTKRSIDIRRSGQTTGANPRKESNIAPQPRSSENPKPKFAPEGETTKNNNNNNNKDTNKEAASNGNQNIAAHTFTFRELATATKNFRQECLLGEGGFGRVYKGRLEKTGQIVAVKQLDRNGLQGNREFLVEVLMLSLLHHQNLVNLIGYCADGEQRLLVYEFMPLGSLEDHLLELQAGQKPLDWYKRMKIALGAAKGLEYLHDKANPPVIYRDLKSSNILLDKNFNAKLSDFGLAKLGPVGDKSHVSSRVMGTYGYCAPEYQRTGQLTVKSDVYSFGVVLLELITGRRAIDTTKPNTEQNLVSWAQPLFKNPQKFPELADPLLEAGDYPVRGLHQAVAVAAMCLNEEPSVRPLISDVVTALSFLGTTPDATAPTSPTTAAEQNGTAQHDDTNSKRLIQERQRAVQEAIEWGSTSRHNNGKNRFGSAASL, encoded by the exons ATGAGCTGCTTTTCGTGTTTTCAACCAAGTAAAAACAAAACAACAAAGAGATCAATTGATATAAGAAGGTCTGGCCAAACCACTGGAGCAAATCCCAGGAAAGAGTCCAACATTGCACCACAACCTCGGTCTTCAG aaaaccctaaacCAAAATTTGCACCAGAAGGTGAGACCAcaaagaacaacaacaataataataataaagataccAATAAAGAAGCAGCATCTAATGGGAACCAAAATATTGCTGCACATACTTTTACATTCAGAGAATTGGCTACAGCCACAAAGAATTTCAGGCAAGAGTGTTTGCTTGGAGAAGGTggatttggaagagtttacaaAGGCAGACTTGAAAAAACTGGCCAG ATTGTAGCAGTGAAACAACTTGACAGGAATGGTTTACAAGGAAACAGAGAGTTTCTTGTTGAGGTTCTGATGTTAAGCCTCTTACACCATCAAAATCTAGTCAATCTTATTGGGTATTGTGCTGATGGAGAACAGAGGCTTTTGGTCTATGAATTCATGCCATTGGGGTCTCTAGAAGACCATTTATTAG AGTTACAAGCAGGGCAAAAGCCATTAGATTGGTACAAGAGAATGAAAATAGCATTAGGAGCAGCCAAAGGGTTGGAGTATTTGCATGACAAGGCCAATCCACCTGTGATCTACAGAGATTTGAAGTCATCCAACATTTTGTTAGACAAGAATTTCAATGCCAAACTCTCTGATTTTGGGCTTGCCAAGCTTGGGCCTGTGGGAGACAAAAGTCATGTTTCATCAAGAGTAATGGGGACTTATGGCTATTGTGCTCCTGAGTATCAGAGAACAGGGCAGCTCACAGTTAAGTCAGACGTTTATAGTTTTGGTGTCGTTTTATTGGAGCTCATCACTGGAAGAAGAGCCATTGATACCACAAAACCAAACACTGAGCAAAATCTAGtttcttgg GCACAACCTTTAttcaaaaaccctcaaaagttcccAGAACTAGCAGATCCATTGCTCGAAGCAGGAGATTATCCAGTTAGAGGATTACACCAAGCGGTTGCAGTGGCTGCCATGTGTTTGAACGAGGAACCCTCGGTGAGGCCCCTCATCAGCGACGTCGTCACAGCTCTCAGCTTTCTCGGGACCACTCCTGATGCCACCGCTCCCACTTCTCCGACCACCGCCGCCGAGCAAAACGGCACAGCTCAACACGATGATACGAAcagca agagattAATACAAGAACGACAACGAGCCGTACAAGAAGCCATTGAATGGGGTTCCACTTCAAGGCACAACAATGGTAAAAACCGGTTTGGAAGTGCTGCTTCcttgtaa
- the LOC133783176 gene encoding E3 ubiquitin-protein ligase PRT1 isoform X2, producing MLRLFGSSIQAYSALNPYTHFPTICQLLHRLLQKMYPLAYKKRELQTLEEEKKNGYFSPQLDGNACNTSTEQDLHCIENSACEESCPNIKQLDSRYQVRHDGDFKQFTGPVQDESCGDKKQLVSRFQVPDKCLIIPEKDPDENRKMAGTGTGNEMNIPKEQHNGNFKQVTVEDVLCATCKQLLFRPMVLNCGHVHCESCLVVESCDKMITCQVCQSLHPKGFLNVCLELNQFLEQCFPREYAFRRDAAQLKKINFKDPSMIPNLKEGSKKAGNVQWWRDPRVYNAHFGVGCDYCGMYPIIGERYRCKDCLEKIGFDLCSGCYNTTSKLPGRFNQQHTPDHKFENIPAKPANTLRIPMAIYGSTHLVFGNYSPEISEDDSTPHSLSGDAHENAEFSSAAHAPASSGSGEEDDRANSGSTA from the exons ATGCTGCGTTTGTTT GGATCTTCTATACAAGCCTATAGTGCTTT AAATCCGTACACCCATTTTCCAACCATCTGCCAATTGCTTCACCGTTTGCTTCAGAAGATGTATCCCCTTGCCTATAAGAAAAGGGAATTGCAAACTTTAG AAGAGGAGAAGAAAAATGGTTATTTCTCACCTCAGCTGGATGGCAATGCTTGTAACACTTCAACTGAGCAAGATCTTCATTGTATTGAAAACTCTGCATGCGAGGAATCCTGTCCTAATATAAAGCAGTTAGATTCCAGATATCAGGTTCGTCATGATGGGGATTTCAAACAATTTACTGGGCCTGTTCAGGACGAGTCCTGTGGAGATAAAAAGCAGTTAGTGTCCAGGTTTCAAGTTCCGGACAAATGTTTGATTATACCTGAGAAAGACCCTGATGAAAATCGTAAGATGGCTGGCACTGGGACTGGCAATGAAATGAATATCCCTAAAGAGCAGCATAATGGGAATTTCAAGCAAGTTACAGTGGAGGATGTGCTATGTGCTACATGCAAACAGCTGCTTTTTCGTCCCATGGTTCTTAACTGTGGTCATG TACATTGTGAGAGTTGTCTTGTAGTAGAATCTTGTGACAAGATGATTACATGTCAAGTGTGTCAAAGTTTGCATCCAAAGGGGTTTCTGAATGTTTGTTTGGAGCTTAATCAGTTTCTGGAGCAGTGCTTTCCCAGAGAATATGCATTTAGGAGAGATGCTGCACAGCTCAAAAAAATCAACTTTAAGGATCCAAGCATGATTCCAA ATTTGAAAGAAGGTAGTAAAAAAGCAGGAAATGTTCAATGGTGGCGTGACCCTCGTGTATATAATGCTCATTTTGGTGTTGGCTGTGATTATTGTGGG ATGTATCCAATAATTGGGGAGAGGTATAGATGCAAAGATTGTTTGGAGAAAATAGGATTCGACCTATGCAGTGGTTGCTACAATACTACTTCCAAGCTTCCCGGACGGTTCAATCAGCAGCACACCCCAGATCACAAGTTTGAGAATATACCAGCAAAACCAGCAAACACTCTTCGAATACCTATGGCTATATATGGATCTACCCATCTAGTCTTCGGTAACTATTCTCCAGAAATTTCGGAAGATGACTCTACTCCTCACTCTCTCTCTGGTGATGCTCATGAGAATGCAGAATTCAGTTCGGCTGCTCATGCCCCTGCTTCCTCTGGTAGTGGTGAGGAGGATGATCGAGCCAACTCGGGATCCACTGCTTGA
- the LOC133783176 gene encoding E3 ubiquitin-protein ligase PRT1 isoform X1 yields MADQTLGFVESEEISDSFVCCVCLDLLYKPIVLSCGHISCFWCVHHSMDGYRESHCPICRNPYTHFPTICQLLHRLLQKMYPLAYKKRELQTLEEEKKNGYFSPQLDGNACNTSTEQDLHCIENSACEESCPNIKQLDSRYQVRHDGDFKQFTGPVQDESCGDKKQLVSRFQVPDKCLIIPEKDPDENRKMAGTGTGNEMNIPKEQHNGNFKQVTVEDVLCATCKQLLFRPMVLNCGHVHCESCLVVESCDKMITCQVCQSLHPKGFLNVCLELNQFLEQCFPREYAFRRDAAQLKKINFKDPSMIPNLKEGSKKAGNVQWWRDPRVYNAHFGVGCDYCGMYPIIGERYRCKDCLEKIGFDLCSGCYNTTSKLPGRFNQQHTPDHKFENIPAKPANTLRIPMAIYGSTHLVFGNYSPEISEDDSTPHSLSGDAHENAEFSSAAHAPASSGSGEEDDRANSGSTA; encoded by the exons ATGGCGGATCAGACCTTGGGGTTTGTTGAATCCGAGGAGATCTCTGATTCCTTTGTATGCTGCGTTTGTTT GGATCTTCTATACAAGCCTATAGTGCTTT CTTGTGGTCACATATCATGTTTTTGGTGCGTGCATCACTCCATGGATGGTTATAGAGAATCACATTGTCCAATATGTAGAAATCCGTACACCCATTTTCCAACCATCTGCCAATTGCTTCACCGTTTGCTTCAGAAGATGTATCCCCTTGCCTATAAGAAAAGGGAATTGCAAACTTTAG AAGAGGAGAAGAAAAATGGTTATTTCTCACCTCAGCTGGATGGCAATGCTTGTAACACTTCAACTGAGCAAGATCTTCATTGTATTGAAAACTCTGCATGCGAGGAATCCTGTCCTAATATAAAGCAGTTAGATTCCAGATATCAGGTTCGTCATGATGGGGATTTCAAACAATTTACTGGGCCTGTTCAGGACGAGTCCTGTGGAGATAAAAAGCAGTTAGTGTCCAGGTTTCAAGTTCCGGACAAATGTTTGATTATACCTGAGAAAGACCCTGATGAAAATCGTAAGATGGCTGGCACTGGGACTGGCAATGAAATGAATATCCCTAAAGAGCAGCATAATGGGAATTTCAAGCAAGTTACAGTGGAGGATGTGCTATGTGCTACATGCAAACAGCTGCTTTTTCGTCCCATGGTTCTTAACTGTGGTCATG TACATTGTGAGAGTTGTCTTGTAGTAGAATCTTGTGACAAGATGATTACATGTCAAGTGTGTCAAAGTTTGCATCCAAAGGGGTTTCTGAATGTTTGTTTGGAGCTTAATCAGTTTCTGGAGCAGTGCTTTCCCAGAGAATATGCATTTAGGAGAGATGCTGCACAGCTCAAAAAAATCAACTTTAAGGATCCAAGCATGATTCCAA ATTTGAAAGAAGGTAGTAAAAAAGCAGGAAATGTTCAATGGTGGCGTGACCCTCGTGTATATAATGCTCATTTTGGTGTTGGCTGTGATTATTGTGGG ATGTATCCAATAATTGGGGAGAGGTATAGATGCAAAGATTGTTTGGAGAAAATAGGATTCGACCTATGCAGTGGTTGCTACAATACTACTTCCAAGCTTCCCGGACGGTTCAATCAGCAGCACACCCCAGATCACAAGTTTGAGAATATACCAGCAAAACCAGCAAACACTCTTCGAATACCTATGGCTATATATGGATCTACCCATCTAGTCTTCGGTAACTATTCTCCAGAAATTTCGGAAGATGACTCTACTCCTCACTCTCTCTCTGGTGATGCTCATGAGAATGCAGAATTCAGTTCGGCTGCTCATGCCCCTGCTTCCTCTGGTAGTGGTGAGGAGGATGATCGAGCCAACTCGGGATCCACTGCTTGA
- the LOC133783227 gene encoding basic blue protein-like, translating to MRGKQGRRSSAVVVGVGVGTIVVVLSLFFSCVSVTTEAATYVVGGTSGWTYNVQSWTKGKKFKAGDVLVFKYDPSLHNVEVVDSNGYKGCSSSTSNSQAYATGKDQLKLSKGPNYFICSIPGHCDGGLKLSINAS from the exons atgAGAGGAAAACAGGGAAGAAGAAGCAGTGCAGTGGTAGTGGGAGTGGGAGTAGGCACCATTGTTGTAGTTTTGAGTCTCTTTTTTTCATGTGTGAGTGTGACTACTGAAGCTGCTACCTATGTCGTTGGTGGCACCTCTGGCTGGACTTACAACGTCCAGAGCTGGACCAAAGGCAAGAAGTTCAAAGCCGGCGATGTACTTG TTTTCAAGTACGACCCAAGCCTGCACAACGTGGAAGTAGTGGACTCGAATGGGTACAAAGGTTGCTCATCATCGACTTCGAATTCTCAGGCATATGCCACTGGAAAAGATCAGTTGAAATTGTCTAAGGGACCAAACTACTTCATCTGCAGCATCCCTGGCCACTGCGATGGTGGACTCAAGCTTTCAATCAATGCTTCCTAA